In the genome of Pseudomonas sp. B33.4, the window ACGCTGCGACTGCATCGACCACATCCTGGCCGACTTCCAGCCACTCGGTGTGCATGTGGTGATCTTCAAGCTTCTCGACGCGCACTGGCTGGAACGTCCCCGCGCCCACGTGCAGCGTGACGAATGTGGTCTCGACGCCCTTCGCAGCAATCGCTTCCATCAGCGACTGATCGAAATGCAGCCCCGCCGTCGGCGCCGCCACCGCACCGAGTTTCTCGGCGTACACGGTCTGATAACGCTCGCGATCCGAGCCTTCGTCCGGGCGGTCTATATAAGGAGGCAACGGCATGTGCCCGACGCGATCAAGCAGCGGCAACACTTCTTCAGCGAAGCCCAGCTCGAACAACGCATCGTGACGCGCGAGCATTTCTGCCTCGCCACCGCCATCGATAAGAATCTTCGAACCCGGCTTCGGCGACTTGCTGGAACGCACATGGGCCAGCACGCGGTGCGTATCGAGCACCCGCTCAACAAGGATTTCCAGCTTGCCGCCCGAGGCTTTCTGCCCGAACAGCCGCGCCGGAATCACCCGGGTATTGTTGAACACCATCAAATCGCCCGGGCGCAAATGCTCAAGCAAATCAGTGAATTGACGGTGTGCGAGGGCGCCGCTCGGCCCGTCAAGGGTCAGCAGGCGGCTACCGCGACGCTCGGCCAAAGGGTGGCGGGCGATCAGCGAATCAGGGAGCTCGAAAGTAAAGTCAGCAACGCGCATGATGGGGTTCGTCTAGCAGGGCCGGAAAGTCTAGCGGAAATATCGAAAATTCTCTATGTACCTGATTGACCGACGGTAATCTCATCTCTATACTTCGCCGCCATTGAGCCCTGATGGCGGAATTGGTAGACGCGGCGG includes:
- the queA gene encoding tRNA preQ1(34) S-adenosylmethionine ribosyltransferase-isomerase QueA, encoding MRVADFTFELPDSLIARHPLAERRGSRLLTLDGPSGALAHRQFTDLLEHLRPGDLMVFNNTRVIPARLFGQKASGGKLEILVERVLDTHRVLAHVRSSKSPKPGSKILIDGGGEAEMLARHDALFELGFAEEVLPLLDRVGHMPLPPYIDRPDEGSDRERYQTVYAEKLGAVAAPTAGLHFDQSLMEAIAAKGVETTFVTLHVGAGTFQPVRVEKLEDHHMHTEWLEVGQDVVDAVAACRARGGRVIAVGTTSVRSLESAARDGVLKPFSGDTDIFIFPGRPFHVVDALVTNFHLPESTLLMLVSAFAGYPETMAAYKAAVDNGYRFFSYGDAMFITRNPAPTAPKETGPEETE